The Armatimonadota bacterium DNA segment CAACCCGGGTGATGAGGTGATCTTCTTCGAGCCGAGCTATGTCTCGTACGCACCCTGTGTGTTGTTCGCGGGCGGCAAACCGGTGCCCGTACCCACCGACTACCGGCTGGGCTTTCAACCCGACGTAGACCGCCTGCGTCAGGCGATTACCCCGCGCACGAAGGCAATCCTGCTCTGCTACCCCAACAACCCAACGGGCGCAGTGGCTTCGCGCGACGTGTTGCAAGAGATAGTACGCATAGCCGTTGAGAACGACCTGTACCTTATCAGTGATGAGATATACGACCGGTTGATATACGACGCCGAGCACACCTGTGTCGCCTCACTGCCCGGTGCGGCAGAGCGTACCATCCTGCTGGGCGGATTCTCTAAGTCCTACGCGATGACCGGCTGGCGCATCGGCTACGCCTGTGCGCCTGCACAGATTATCGAGATGATGATGAAGGTGCATCAGTATACGATGCTGTGCGCACCCATCGCCGCCCAGAAAGCGGCGGAAGAGGCTCTGGAGCATGGGGAGCCTGAGGTAGAGCGGATGCGTCGCGAATACGACCGTCGCCGTCGCCTGATTGTGCGGCGTCTCAACGAGATGGGTCTGGAATGCGTCCCCCCACAGGGGGCGTTCTATGTGTTCCCCTCCATCCGCTGCACCGGTTTGCGTTCGGAAGAGTTCACCGAGCGGTTACTGTGGGAGGAGCGCGTGGCGGTAGTGCCCGGCAACGTCTTCGGGGACAGCGGCGAGGGACACGTGCGCCTTTCCTATGCCACTTCTCTGCCCAGGATAGAAGAGGCGTTGCATCGCATCGAGCGGTTCGTCAATAAAAAAGCAAAGTAAACCTTTCACGGCTGAAGCCAGCCTTCGCTGGCTGTAACCCTGCGCAGGCGGGGTTTCGTCTGGAAGGGTGCGGCTTTAGCCGCAAGACATCCACCATCTGCACACGTAGAAAGTAGCGGTCAGGAGGCAGAATATGTTCGGCAACTTACGAAGTGGGACGACAATACTCTGGGCACTGATAGCACTGTCAACAGGAGCGCACGCCGACAGGATCATCCTCACTCCTTCGGCGTATAACCTGCCGCCCGGCAGTGTCAAGCTGGAAATTGCCCGGCGCGAAAGTCAAGGAGGTCTCACTCAGTACTGGGTAAACCTGGGGCTTGTGGGTGGAATCGAGCTGGAGGGAACGCGCACAGAGACGCGGAGACAACAGATAGACAGCCTCAGCCTGCAATATAATATCCTGCCCGACATCGGCTTCACTCCGGCGGTGTCGGTAGGTGTGCGCGATGTGGCGAACAAGACAGACGATGGTATCGCTTTCTACGTAGCGGTCGGCTATCGTCTGCCCTACATGCCCCCAAACCCCTTTATCGACGAGATGTACCTGTTTGGCGGCATCGGCGCAGGGGGGATCAAGGGACCTTTCATCGGCGCAGAGGTGCGTACACCCTACCGCATCCTGCTGAGTGCGGAGTACGACAGTCGGGTATGGAACGCAGCTGTCTCCTGGGAACCGGTGCCCCTGTTGCAGCTGCGCCTCTATAGCATTGATGGAGAAACCTACTATGGTGCCTCTCTGGCGGTGAGCTTCTAACGGTGAACGACCTGCAACGTTTTATCGCCTGCATGGAGTACGAGCCTGCAGACCGACGCCCGAACCATGAGCTGGGTGTGTGGGCACAGACCGCGCTGCGCTGGCAACAGGAAGCCCCGGAAGCGGTGAAGGATTTTCAGTGGAACTGGTTTCACGGTGAGGACGCGCTTGGGCTGGACCGGCGCGAATATATCCCCGTGAACTTCGGTTTTATTCCTCCCTTCGAACCCCAGATGATCGAGGAGACTCCGGAGTATGAAATCTATCGGGACTCGCTGGGTATCGTGCGCAAGGCGCTGAAAGAAGGAGCCGTTGGCGGTGCACGCATGTGTATGGACCAGTACCTCGCCTTTCCCGTGAGCAAGCCGGAAGACTTTGCCGAGGTCAAGAAGCGCCTTGTCGCCGCCATTCCCGAACGTTATCCCGCCGACCTCGACGCCCGTATCGAGGACTGGAAAAGACGGAGTTGCCCGCTCATACTGGGCGAAAACTGTGCAGCGAACGGATTCTACTGGCGTGCGCGGGAGTTTATGGGTACAGAAGCACTGTCGTATGCCTGGTACGACTACCCCGACCTGATGCATGAGATGATGGAGTTCTTCTGTGACTTTATCATCGAAACCAGCCGACCGGTTCTGGAGAAAATACAGATAGATTACTTCACCCTGAACGAGGACATGTGTATGAAAAACGGTCCTCTACTCAGCCCGGAGACTTTCCGAAAGTTTATTTTTCCGCACCTCCAGCGAATGGTAGAGTTTTTCAAAGCGCACGGCACCCGTTATTTCGCGGTAGATACCGATGGCGACCCGACACCACTCATCCCCTTGCTGCTGGATGCGGGCGTGGATGTGCTCTGGCCCATTGAGCGAGCGGCGGGCGTTTCTCCCCTGGAATGGCGCCGCCGTTTCGGCAAAACGCTCAGGCTATGGGGCGGGGTGGACAAAAGGGTGCTCACGCAATCGCGCGAAGCCATCCGGGCGCACC contains these protein-coding regions:
- a CDS encoding aminotransferase — encoded protein: MKPLSQAVASVPPSGIRRFFDVAAQLEDCISLGVGEPDFVTPWHIREAAIWAIEKGFTTYTSNYGLFTLRQRIAAHLKARYGVDYSPENEILVTVGVSEGLDIAMRALLNPGDEVIFFEPSYVSYAPCVLFAGGKPVPVPTDYRLGFQPDVDRLRQAITPRTKAILLCYPNNPTGAVASRDVLQEIVRIAVENDLYLISDEIYDRLIYDAEHTCVASLPGAAERTILLGGFSKSYAMTGWRIGYACAPAQIIEMMMKVHQYTMLCAPIAAQKAAEEALEHGEPEVERMRREYDRRRRLIVRRLNEMGLECVPPQGAFYVFPSIRCTGLRSEEFTERLLWEERVAVVPGNVFGDSGEGHVRLSYATSLPRIEEALHRIERFVNKKAK